The Kribbella sp. NBC_00662 nucleotide sequence TCGTCCTCCAACGCATCCGACACGAATGCCGGCGCGGCCAGCGACGGCCCGTTGATCACCACACAGTCGCCGAGCAGCCGGTTCATGTGCTTGCCCAGCCGCGGGTTCACCATCTGTACGACGATCCGCAGCTCGGGATCCATGTCGCGCGCGGTCAACGCCGTATGCACGTTGTGGACGTCGTCGTTGTCCAGCAGGACCAGAGCGCGCGCAGTGGACGGCGTCCCGTCGTCGGCGGCGTCGACCCCGGCGCGCCGCAGCAGCGACTCGCTGATCACCCGGGCGCCCATCACATTCGCGCCCAGCTCTTTGATCCGGTCGTAGTGACGCGAGTCCGGGTTCACGATCGCGGTGACCCGCTCACCCGAACTCACCAGCTCGGTGGTGACCCGCAGCATCGTGCGGTCCGAACCGCAGACCACCACGCGGCGCCCGTCGGCCGGCCCGATCGCACTGGTCGCCGCAGCGGTGAGATCGGCCGGCGGTGACGGCTCCTCAGAATCGGGCGGGCTCTCGGTACTCGCCCCATTGTTCCCGAAGAACGTGACAGATTTCCCCCATCGTGGCCTCCGCACGCACTGCCTCCAGCATGGGTTCGATCAGGTTGCCAGTACCGCTGGCCGCCTCCACCAGAGCCGTTAGCGTACGCCGTACCAGGTCCTCGTCACGGTGCGCCTTGCGTTCCGCGAGCACCCGGCACTGCTCGACCTCGACCTCGTGCGAGACCCGGAGGATCTCCAGGTCGCCGGACACGGTGTCGGTCAGCGTGTTGACGCCGACGATCTTCTTCTCGCCCTTCTCGAGCTTCTGCTGGTACTCGAACGCGGCGTCGGCGATCTCGGCCATGAACCAGCCGTCCTCGATCCCGCGCAGGATGCCGCCGGTCATCGTCTCGTCCGGGCTCATCTCCTTGATCCGGGCGAAAATCTGCTCGGCCTCGGCCTCAATGGCATCGGTGAGCGCCTCGACGTACCAGGAACCGCCGAGCGGGTCGGCGACGTTCGTGACCCCGACCTCCTCCATCAGCACCGACTGCGTCCGCAGCGCGATCTCGGCGGACTCCGCGGTCGGCAGCGCGAGCGTCTCGTCGAGCGCGTTGGTGTGCAGCGAGTTCGTCCCGCCGAGCACCGCGGCGAGCGCCTCGACGGCCGTCCGTACGACGTTGTTGACCGGCTGCTGCGCGGTCAGCGACACGCCCGCGGTCTGGGTGTGGAAGCGCAGCGACAGCGCCTTGTCGGTCTTCGCGCCGTACACGTCGCGCAGCCAGCGGGCCCAGATCCGGCGGGCGGCGCGGAACTTCGCGATCTCCTCGAAGAAGTCCAGGTGGCTGTCGAAGAAGAACGACAGGCCGGGCGCGAACACGTCGACGTCGAGCCCGCGGGACAGCCCGAGCTCGACGTACCCGAAGCCGTCGGCCAGCGTGTACGCGAGCTCCTGCGCGGCCGTCGAGCCGGCCTCACGGATGTGGTACCCGGACACGCTGAGCGGCTTGTACGCCGGGATCGTGGTCGCGCAGTACTCCATCAGGTCGCCGATCAGGCGCAGATGCGGCTCCGGCGGGAACAGCCACTCCTTCTGCGCGATGTACTCCTTGAAGATGTCGGTCTGCAGCGTCCCGTTGAGCTTGGTGATGTCCGCGCCCTGCCGCTCGGCGGAGACGAGGTACATGCAGAACGCCGGCACGGCGGGGCCGGAGATCGTCATCGACGTCGTGACGTCCTGCAGCGGGATGTCCTTGAACAGCCGGTCCATGTCGGCCGCCGAGTCGATCGCGACGCCGCAGTGCCCGACCTCGCCGAGCGCCTTCGGGTCGTCGGAGTCGCGGCCCATCAGCGTCGGCATGTCGAACGCGACCGACAGCCCGCCGCCACCGCCGTTCAGGATCATCCGGTACCGCTCGTTGGTCTGCTCGGCGTTGCCGAAGCCGGCGAACTGACGGATCGTCCAGGTCCGGCCGCGGTACCCGGTCGGATACAGCCCGCGGGTGAACGGGAACTCCCCCGGCCAGCCGATCCGCTCCATCCGCGGGTCGTCGACCCCCTCGGGCGGCCCGTAGACAGGCTCGACCTGGGTGCCGGAGAGCGTGGTGAAATCCGCCTCCCGCTTGCGCGCCGCGTCGTACCGCTGCTGCCACCGGCTCCGGCCGGCCGCAATCGAATCGGCATCCATCAGTCAGACCTCCTCGGGAACTGGTCCCAAAATACTAGGACGTCCAACTATTTCCAACTGCGGACGCCCCGCACTGACCAACCGGCCGCGAACGCCGCCGAGAATCGCGAGCTGAGCGTGGGAGCCGGCCGGCATACCGGTTTGGTCAGTGCGGGGCGTCCGCCCTCAGCCCGCCAGTCGCAGGCCCCGCCGGCGGGACTGCTCCCGGGGGTCGGGGACCGGCGCCGCCTGCAGGAGGCGGATCGTGTACGGGTCCTGGGGATCGCGGAGGACCGACTCACGCGAGCCCTGTTCGACCAGTCGCCCGCGGCTCATCACGGCCACCCGGTCGCAGATCTGATCGACCACAGCCAGGTCGTGGCTGATGAACAGGCAGGCGAAGTGCAGGCGGTCCTGCAGCGAGCGGAGCAGTTCGAGCACGGTCGCCTGGACCGAGACATCGAGCGCCGACGTGGGCTCGTCCGCGATCAGCAACCCGGGATCGAGCGACAGCGCCCGCGCGATCGACACCCGCTGCCGCTGACCGCCCGACAGCTCGTGCGGGTACCGGCCTGCCCAGGCCCGTGGCAGCTCGACGCTGTCGAGCAGCTCCTCGACCCGGCTGCGCAGCGCCGTCCCGCGTACGCCGCGGTGGACGGCCAGCGGCTCACCGATGGACTGCCCGATCGTGGCCCGCGGGTTCAGCGAACCGGCCGGATTCTGGAACACCACCCCGATCCGTGCGCGCGTCTGCCGCAGTACTGACGACGACGCGGTGGTGAGCGCCTGACCGTCGACCCGGACCTCGCCCGCGGTGATCGGTGCCAGCCCGAGCACGGCCTTGCCGATCGTCGACTTCCCGGATCCGGACTCGCCGACCAGCCCGGTGATCTCCCCCGGGCTCAGCACCAGGTTCACCTGCTCGACCGCGCGCACGGTCCTGCCCCGGCGGCCGCGGTACTCGACCACGAGATCCTCGATCGACAACGCCGGCGTGCTGCCGGTCTCGCCACCCTCGGACTCGTCCCGCAGGCCGCCGCGAGGCACGGCGTCGAGCAACGCTCTCGTGTACTCCTCGGCCGGGTTGTCGAACAGCGAGTGCACCTCCGCCGTCTCGACCACCGAACCCTTGCGCATCACGACGACCCTGTCGGCCACATCCGCGACCACGCCCATGTCGTGCGTGATGATCATGATCGCGCCGGAGATCTTCGACCGCATCGCCAGCAGTACGTCGAGCACCTCCTGCTGCACGGTCACGTCGAGGGCCGTCGTCGGCTCGTCCGCGATCAGCAGCTCAGGATCGCACGCCACGGCGATCGCGATCATCACCCGCTGACACTGTCCGCCGGACAACTGATGCGGGTAGTACCTCATCCGCGTCTCGGGGATCTCGACCATCCCGAGCAGCTCGATCGCCCGGGCCCTCGCCTCGCCACGCGACAGGGCCGGCTGGTGCGTACGGATCATCTCGACCAGCTGCGCCCCGATCGTGAACACCGGATCGAGCGCGCCGGCCGGGTCCTGGAAGATCATCGCGATCCGCCGCCCGCGCAACGCGGTCAGCTCAGCGCGCGACATCGCCAGTACGTCGTCGCCGCCGAAGCTGATCCGGCCGCCGACCCGAGCGTTCGAAGGCAGCAGTCCGAGCGCCGCCAACGCGGTGACGCTCTTCCCGGAGCCGGACTCACCGACGACCGCGAGCACCTCGCCGGGCCGGACACCGAAGCTCACCCGGTCCACCGCACGGTGCGTCGTACCCCCGACGGTGAAGTCGACCGTCAGCTCCTCGAAGCTCAGGATCTCGTCACTCATTCGCCGTCCCCCTGATCCGACGCGGCGTCGAGTTTCTCCTTGTATTCCTCCCAGTCCGCGAGCATCTTCCGGTGGTACGACGCCAGCCATTCCATGTAGTTGCGCGCGTTCCGCAGCCGCTTGCGCGGTCCCGGCATACCGTCGGGCAGCTCGGCGAGCATGTCCTCGAAGAGCTGCCGCTGCTTGCCGAGCGACCGGCGTTCACCGGCCAGGAAGCTGCCCCAGATGTCGTCGTCGACCTTGAAGTAGTGGCTGCGATCCCCCGGTACGGCGTGCCGCACGACGAACCCGAGATCGATCAGCCGCCGGGTGGCGCTGGAGATGGAGCCGGCGCTCGCGGACAACGCCCGGGTCAGCTCGGCCGACGACACGTACGGCTTGTTGCTCACCATCAGGTAGCCGAGGACCCGCCCCTCCATCCGGGGCGAGCCGGCCAACTCTCTGAGCAGGGCGAACTGCTCGACGAAGTCGGCGCGGCGGGAGTCCTCCTCCCACGCATCGTCGTCCATCACGACCTCCTCGCCCGCTCGTGTACGTCGGCCTCGGCGAGCTGCGCCGTACGCCGGGCCCGGAACGCATCCAGTGGCCAGCGTGAGCTCCCGCCGTACCGGACCACCGACGGCTGTCCGTCCGCGTCCCAGGTGTACTCCACCTTCTCGCCGATCGACCCGAACCCGGCCGTCGGCACGACGGCCAGCGTGTTCTCGTCGATGACCTGCAGCTCCTCGTAGCTGTCGACCGGGTCCGGCGCGGCCGGGAAGAACGCGACCAGCCGCCCGCCCAGCAGCGCGATGCTGATCACGCCCATCAGGTTCGCGAAGTTCCCGCAGAACCTGGTCGCGTCGACATCGCTCGGCACCTGGGTGCCCTGCGGCGCCTCGGCGGCGAGGTTCAGCAGCTTCACCAGTCCGGTCGCCAGAGTGCCGGCCGGACCGCCGATGCAGTTGGTGAGAACTGACACGACGAGCTGGTCGACCGGATCGATGAAGGTCCGGGTGATGTGCCCCGGGTATCCACCGCTGTGCCCGACCAGGCGCCGGCCGCCGATCGTGACGATGTCCATCCCGAGCCCGTACCGGCCGATCTCGCGCCCGTGGGCGTTGACCAGGCTCTCGTCACGCTGCACCAACCGCTTGCTCGCGTCGCCCAGCAGCTGATCCGCCCCGAAGTAGTGCGCGGCGCCGTAGACGGTCAGGTCTTCGGCGGTCGAGTAGAACCCGGTGGCCGCGGCCATCGCGCGGGTGTCGACGTGCGGGATCACCTCGCGTACGTCGGTCCCGTCGAGCAGCCCGGTGTGGCCGCCCGCGTACTCACTCGCGCGTCGGTGGTCCCACTCGGCGCCGGTGTTGGCCAGGCCCAGCCGCTCCACGATGTTGGCCGCGACATAGTCGCCGTACGACGAACCGCTCGCCGACTCGATCACCAGGCCGAGCAGCGAGTAGCCGATGTTCGTGTACTTGAAGTGCTCGTTGCGCTCGAACACCTGCCCGTTGACGCGACACAGCTCGATCAGCGCGGCGCGGTCCGGGAACGGGTCCATCAGCTGCCAGTAGTCCTTGTCCACGCCGTCGCGGATCACGCCGGCCTGGTGACCGAGCAGCTCGCGCACGGTGACCGGCGCCAGCGCGGTGTCCGCGAGCTCGGGGACATACGTGTCGATCGGGTCGTCCAACCGGACCTTGCCCTGCTCAACGAGCTGCAGGATCGAGGTGGCCGTGAAGGTCTTGCTGTGCGAGGCGATCCGGAACAGGTGATCCGTGCGCAGGGGCGTCCCGGCGACCTCGTCGCTGTGGCCGAGGGCGGTCGAGAGGACGAGTTCGTCGCCGACCCGGATCGCTGCCTGCACCCCGGGTGTGCGGAGGTAGCGGCGTTGGTAGTCGAGCCAGCTCAGCAGCGCCGGGACGGCTTCACGGGCGGTTTCGACGTCATAGGACAAGGCGGCGTCCATTCTCTGTGTGGTGGTCATTCAGGAGCGTCCCTTCGGGTTCACCGCGTCGCGCAGTACATCGCCGAGGGTGATCAGGCTCAGTACGGTCGCGGCGAGGAAGATGCCCGGGTAGATCAGTGTGTGCGGCGCCTGCTGGAACCGCGACTGTGCGGTGGCCAGTTGCAGGCCCCAGGAGATCGACGGCGCGCGCAGACCGAGGCCGAGGAAGGTCAGCGTCGACTCGGCCACGATCACCCCGCCGACGGTCAGCGTCGCGACCGCGAGCACCGGACCGATCGAGTTCGGCAGCACGTAGTGGGTGAGGATGCGAGCGGTCGGGAATCCCATCGCCTTCGCTGCCTGCACGTACTCCGCGTCCCTGGTCGCGCGGACCGTCGTACGGACCATCCGCGCCAGGGTCGGCCAGGAGAACAACGCCAGGACCAGCGACACCGACAGCACCGATCGCTGCCCGAGACTGTTCAGTACGACGATCGCGCCGAGCAGGAACGGGAAGCCGAGGAAGACATCGGTCAGCCGGGCGAGCAACGAGTCCGCCCAGCCGCCGACGTACCCGGCGATCGTTCCGACCAGGACCGCGATGACGAGCGCGATCACGGTGCAGACCAGACCGACCGAGAGCGACGCGCGGGCGCCGTGGACCACGCTCGCGTACACGTCGCATCCCTGCAGATCCTGACCGAACGGGTGACCGGGCGAGGACGGGCGCGCACTGGCCGAGATGTCGCAGGCGCGCGGATCCGTGCTGGTGAACAGCTGCGGGAGCACGGCCATCAGGAACAGTACGGCGAGCACCGCGAGCGGCAGCCAGAACAGCACCCGGCGGCGGACGGTCGCCCAGACGCCACGCCTGGCCAGCACATCTTCTTCGACGGTCTGCGCGAGCACCTGATCAGTCATGGCGGATCCTCGGGTCGAGGAGGGAGTTGAGGATATCGACGATCACGCTGGTGACGAGGAAGATCAGGATCAGCGCGGTCGCGATCCCCACCACCGTCGGTCCTTCGTGCACCCGGATGGACTCGAACAGCAGCTGCCCGACCCCCGGCAGGTTGAAGATCCCTTCCGTCACGACCGCCCCGCCGAGCAGCGCGCCGAGATCGATCGCGAGGTAGGTCAGCACCGGGATCGCCGAGTTCCGCAGTACGTGCACACCGATCACGCGGCGACGTGACAGCCCTTTCGCCCACAAGGCGCGGACGAAGTCCGAGCTCATCGTGTCGACGACGCTCCCCCGGGTCAGCCGCGCCACCGCGGCCAGCCCGTAGATCGCCAGGACAGTTGCCGGCAGCAAGTAAGACCGCGGCCACCCGTCGGTCACGCCGGCGATCGGCAGCAACGACAGCTTGACGCCGAAGACCAGCTGGGCGGTCACCGCCATCACGAAGATCGGCACGGACGCGATCAGGATCGTCAGGATCAGCACGCCGCGATCGATCCAGGTGTTCTTCCGCAGGCCCGCGACCAGACCCAGGCCGACACCGATCACCACCTGGATCACCCACGCGGTCAGCGCGAGCCGGATCGTCACCGGCCAGCGCGCGGCCAGCCGCTCAGCCACCGACCGGCCGCGGAAGTCGACGCCGAGATCACCGGTGAGCAGATGGCCGAGGTAGCGCAGGTACTGCGACCAGAGCGGATCGTTCAGGTGGTACGCCGCACGGATCCGCTCGACCACGGCCGGAGACAGCGGCTGATCCCCGCCCAAGCTGGAGATCGGGTCGCCGGGCAACGCGAACACGGCCGCGTAGATCGCGAACGTGACGCCGAAGAACACCAGCACCAGTTCGATCAACCGCCGGAGGGTGAACCGCGCCATCAGCCCGCCTCCCGCCGTACGGCGTCGAGCAGCGCGAGCGTGGCGGCGTACTGGACCCCGACCAGGTCCTTGATCGGAACCGTGTGCAGTTCGTCGTCCAGCGATGCCGCCTCGTGCTGCCATTCGCGATAGACCGCGCGCAGCCGTTTGGCCGCCGGGTGCAGCGCGGCCGCGGCGCTGCCCCGGGCGATCTCGCCCTCGATCGCGCGGACGAGCATCCCGCCGTACCGGAGCCGGAAGGACCGGTTCACGTCGCGCAGTCCGAACGCCTCCGCGACGGTCGCGCGACGGTCCGGATCGACCTCCTCGGCCCGGCGCCGTTCCCGGTCCGGCCGTCTGAGCAGGTACGGCAGGAAGGCCGCGACCGCGCGGACGAGCTGGGAGTCGTCGGACAGGTACGGACGGGTGTCCTGGAAGACCTCGTCGATATCCCGCAGATTCTGCTCGAGCTCGTCGGCGACCTCGCGCAGCAGCTGCTGGTACGAGAGATCCGTCGGCGACGGGTCGTCGATCGACGGGTGCGTCCAGTACGGCAGCTCGGCGACGAGGCTGACCGTGCCGTGCCGCTCGGCGTACGCCGCCGACGAACCACCGGACTCGTTCGGCGTCGGCAGGCCGAGATTCTCGGCATAGTCGTAGGTCGCCTTCGCCGAGATCATCTCGTAGACGGCCGGGCCGAGCGCCTTGACCACCGGGGTCTCGGGCTCGCCGAGGTCGAGCGGGAGACCGAACGAGGCGGCGATCACGTGCAGGTCCTCGACGAACCCGCCGACCTCCCGGGTGACGTAGTAGTAGACGCCGCCGAGCTCGGTGTTGTGCAGGGAGGCCGCGATCGTCGGCTTCAGCTCGTCGATCACCCGCATCAACGCGAACGCCTCCGGCATCACCTGGTCGAAGTACGCGTTCTTGTACTGGAACGGGAACGACCACTCCACCTGCTCGGCCGGAGCCGGGCGGTAGAACTCCTCGAGGCAGTGGATCCGGGTGAACGGCCCGTCGAACCAGCCCTCGTTCAGCCGGGTGCCGTCCGGGTCGATGCAACCGATGATGTTCCACCGACAGCCGCGCCGGAACTGTTCGTCCGCGCAAAGATCCTCGGCCAGCTGGATCGCGGTCCAGAAGCCGATGGGTTCGTTCGGGTGCACACCGGCGTACACGAGAGCCTGGTCCGGGCCGTCGCCGATCGAGTACATCGTGATCGAGTCGCCGAGTCTCGACGTACCGATCCGGCGGCGGGTGACGAGGTCCGGATGCCGGGCGGCGAGGTCGTCGAGGCGGGTGTTGATCTCGTCGACGCCCGGGAAGTAGGTCAGGTCGGGGACGCGGCGGGCGCGTTCCAGGTAGTGCATCAGTTGTCCGCCAGCGTGGTGTTCTCGAGTTCGAGGCTGCCCGCGCCCTCGGCCAGCTTCGCGATCCGGTCCGAGGTCGCGTAGGTGTACTTCTCGAAGAACATCGGCGGCGCCGGGAAGTCCTTCATGATCGCCTTCTGTACGTCGACGTACCCGTCGATCGCCTTCTGCGGGTCGACCTGCGCGTCGGCCTTGGCGAGCAGTTGCTCGACCTCCGGGGTGTAGTACGGGACGCAGTTCACGCAGCCGCCGGCCTTGGTGAAGAACGAGCGCAGCGTGTTCTGCTGGCTGGCGTAGAGCGCGCCCCAGCGGGAGAAGTACGGACCGCTCAGCTTCTTCTCGTTGCGCAGCTTCTGGAACTCCGGGAAGTCCGTGGTCGGCGTCGCGGTGACGTCCTTGATCCCGAGGTTCTGCCGCAGCTGGTTGGCGTAGGCGTTGTAGAGATCGTCGAGACCGGAGCCGCCCGGGTAGCGGATCTCCATCTTGCCGCTGAAGCCGCCGGCCTCGGCCAGCAGCTGCTTGGCCTTGGTCGGGTTGAACGTGCACAGCTCGCCGCAGAGGCCCTTCGGCGTACCCGGCTCACCCGGCGGGGTCAGCGCGGTGGCGGGTTCCCAGATGCCGCCGTAGATCACGTTGCTGACGGCCTGCCGGTCGATCGCCATCGAGATCGCCTCGCGGACCCGGATGTCGGCGTACCGCTTGTCCCACAGCGGCAGGCCGAGGAAGTTCATGCCGAGGCCCTGGAACACGTACGCGCGGTCGCCGAAGTCCTTCTTCACCTGCGCCATCCGCGCGGCCGGCACGAACAGGATGTCGAGGTTGCCGGCCTGGACGTCGGTGTAGGCCGTCGTCATGTCCGTGTACGGCTTGAAGACGATCTCGTCGACGGTCGGCTTCGGCCCCTTGTAGTCGGGGTACGCCTTGACCGTCATCGGCTCGTTCTCGGCGTACGGCGCGGTCATCTCGAACGGGCCGTTGCCGATCGGGTCCTTCGCGAAGTTGTCGAGATCCTTGTACGCCGCCTCCGGCATCGGGAAGAACCCGGTCTGCGCCTGCGACAACTGGACCGGGAACTGGCCGTCCGGGCTCTTCAGCGTGACCGTGAAGGTGAGGTCGTCGACCACCTTCAGGCCGGACAACTGGTTGGTCGTCGGCTTGCCCTTGGCCGGGTTCAGCGCGTCGTACCCGGCGATGTTCACCAGCTGGCCGCTGTTCTCCCAGGCGTTGGGGCCGTAGGCAACGGTGTTCCAGGCGTGCACGTAGCTCTCGGCGGTGACCTTCTCGCCGTTGTGGAAGGTCCAGCCCGGGCGGAGCTTGATGGTCCAGTGCACGGCGTCGGTGGACTTCACCGACTCGGCGTTGAGGTAGGTCAGGGATCCGTCGCTCTTGACGAAGGTCAGGCTCGAGAACAGCTCCTTGACCTGGGCGAACGCGATCGTCTGCCGGCCCGGGTTGAGGGTCACCGGGTCGGAGACGGCGTACGAGACCGACTTCGTCCCGGCGTCGGCCGAACCGTCGGAGCCGCCGCCGGAACAGCCGGCCAGCGCGAGGGCGCCGGCGACGGTGCCGGCGAGGAGAACAGCGGCAGCACGCTTCATGGGAGGTCCTCCAGGTACGTCGCGGCCCGCAGGGTGGGCCGACTTGGCTCTGATCCTGGACGCCGACCAGCGTGCCTGGCAATAGGGAAACTTGGGAAGTTTCAGTAGGAAATGAATTTTTAGCACGCGCGTAACACGGGGAACCCGCTGCGGGGAGGCTCAGAAGTCGCCGGCGTTGTGGCGGAGGGGCTCGAGGACGGTCCAGAGCATCTTGAGTTGCTCGTCGGTGAGGCCGGAGACGGCGAAGTCGGCGGCGACCAGGTCGGCGGTGGCGCGTTCGACCAGGTCCCGGCCCTCGGGGGTGATCTCGCACAGGATCGCGCGGCCGTCGTCGGGGTGCGGCGTACGTGTCACCAGGCCGGCCGCCTCCAGCCGGCGCACGATCGAGGTCACCGACGTCGGATGCACCTGCAGCCGCTCACCCATCTTGCCCAGCGGCAGCGACCCGCGCCGCGAGAACGTGAGCAGCACCAGCGCCTCGAACCGCGCGAACGTCAGCCCGTGCTTGCGGAGGATGTCGTCGAGCTCGTTGATCACGATCTGCTGCGCGCGCATCAGCGACGTGACGGCCCGCATCTGCTCGACCGCACCCCACCGCCGCCCCCACTGCCGCGACGCCTCGTCGATCGGATCGAACGGCAACGCCCTCTTCCTCGCCATGGGCCGAAGATTAGCCCGACACTAGGCAGACCATGTCGAAACTCAGAGATTCGGACTTCCCCGCCCTCGGGACCGAGACCCCCGCCGAACAGCTGATCAGCCTCCGGTTCCAGTGGTACAACCGGCAGGCCAACTGGGCCCGGATCGCGTACCGCGGCCTCGGGACCGTGCAGCTCGTCGCCGCCCTGCTGATCGCGATCTCGGTCGCGTTCGACGTACCCAAGTGGCTGGCGCCCGCACTGGGCGGCGTCATCGCGCTGGCCGAAGGGATCCGGACGTTGTTCGGGTTCAAGGATTCGTATCCGACCTATCGCCGGACCGCGGAGGATCTGCGGAACGAGGCGTGGCTGTACGTCCAGCGCGCCGGGCAGTACGCGACCACCGACGACGCCGGGAAGCTGCTGACCCAGCGGGTGGTCGAGATCAGCCATTCGGAGACGTCCGACTGGGAGGAGGCGCTCAAGGCCCGGAGCGTGTGAAAGTGTCTGTGGAATCTGCGAGGGTGCGGGCATGAGATTTCTCGAGCATGTGCGCGCCGAGAGTGCGCGGCTGGGTGAGGTGGCGCGGATAGGGCTCGACGCGCCTGTGCCCAGCTGTCCGGGGTGGACCGTCGACGACGTGGTCCGCCATGTGGCGATGGTCTATGCGCACAAGGTCGAGGTGCTGAAGCTCGGCGCCCGCCCCGACCCCTGGCCGCCGGACTTCTCCGGCAACGAGACCCTCGAGTGGTACGACGAGGCGCGCGCGGCTCTCGTCACCGCGCTCGAGGCGGCCGGGACCGACACGGAGACGTGGACGTTCAACCCGCGCGACACGACCTCCGCCTTCTGGTACCGGCGGATGGCGCACGAGAGTCTCGTCCACCGCATCGATGTCGAGCAGGCGCACGACGTCGTCACGCCGATCGACGCCGACCTGGCGCTCGACGGCATCGACGAGGTGCTGTACCCGACTCTCGCCGGCCCGTGGTGGGAGGAGGGCGACACCGAGTACCCGATCGACGCCACGCTCCGCATCACCGCGGCCGGCCGGTCCTGGACGATCACGGCCGACGCGACGAGCATCGACGTACAGCAGGGGGCGGAGGGCGAGACGGCGGCGGAGATCTTCGGGGATCCGGCGCCGATCTACCTGTGGCTGTGGGGTCGGGTCGGCGAGGACGCCATCCAGACCGTCGGCGATCCGAACGTCATCCGCGCCTTCCGCGGCCGGATCTCGGAAGCCACCCAGTAGCGATGTCCTCCGCGGGTCCGGCTGTTCGTTCCTTTCACGAGAGACCACAGTGGTCTCAGCGAGAAGGAGGACTCCGATGGCGCAGTACCTTGCACTGACCTACACCGCGGACGTCGATTGGTGGGCGCCCGAGCAGGCCGAGGAGCTGGCCGAGTACCGGAAGTTCGGCGCCGAGTACGCCGACCGGGTCAAGGCGAGCGCCGTGCTGCATCCGACCGCGACGGCGACCGTCGTCCGGGTCGAGGGCGCGCGCGGCGGCCCGGTGATCACCACGGACGGCCCGTACGCCGAGACCAAGGAAGCGCTGACCGGCTACTACCTGATCGAGGCCGACGACCTCGAGGAGGCGGTCAAGATCGCGGCCGAGATCCCGGCGGCGTGGGGCGGAGCGGTCGAGGTGCGTCCGGTCATCATCGCCAAATGAACGAGCGGTTCGGCGTCGTTGCCGACACGATCCGGATCGAGGGGACGCGGATCCTCGCCACCCTGATCCGGACGGTCGGCGACGTCCAGCTCGCCGAGGACGCCGTCCAGGAGGCAGCTCTTGCGGCGCTCGGCGCCTGGCCGGTGACCGGTGTACCGCCGGAGCCGCGCGCCTGGCTGACCGTCACCGCCCGCCGGAAGGCGATCGACATCATCCGCCGCGAAGGCGCCCGAGCCGGCAAGGAACGGGCCGGTGTCGAACTGCTCGACCTCACTCGCCGCGACTCCGTCGGGTCGCTCGGCGCCCTCGACCCGGAGGCCGCGATCGACTCCGACGAGGTCGTCCAGGACGACCTCCTGCGGCTCATCTTCACCTGCTGCCATCCCTCGCTCTCGCCGCCCACCCGGGTCGCGCTGGCTCTGCGCACGTTGTGTGGACTCTCCCCCGCACAGATCGCCGACGTACTGCTCACCACCGAAGTGGCGAC carries:
- a CDS encoding ABC transporter permease — its product is MTDQVLAQTVEEDVLARRGVWATVRRRVLFWLPLAVLAVLFLMAVLPQLFTSTDPRACDISASARPSSPGHPFGQDLQGCDVYASVVHGARASLSVGLVCTVIALVIAVLVGTIAGYVGGWADSLLARLTDVFLGFPFLLGAIVVLNSLGQRSVLSVSLVLALFSWPTLARMVRTTVRATRDAEYVQAAKAMGFPTARILTHYVLPNSIGPVLAVATLTVGGVIVAESTLTFLGLGLRAPSISWGLQLATAQSRFQQAPHTLIYPGIFLAATVLSLITLGDVLRDAVNPKGRS
- a CDS encoding dipeptide ABC transporter ATP-binding protein, which gives rise to MSDEILSFEELTVDFTVGGTTHRAVDRVSFGVRPGEVLAVVGESGSGKSVTALAALGLLPSNARVGGRISFGGDDVLAMSRAELTALRGRRIAMIFQDPAGALDPVFTIGAQLVEMIRTHQPALSRGEARARAIELLGMVEIPETRMRYYPHQLSGGQCQRVMIAIAVACDPELLIADEPTTALDVTVQQEVLDVLLAMRSKISGAIMIITHDMGVVADVADRVVVMRKGSVVETAEVHSLFDNPAEEYTRALLDAVPRGGLRDESEGGETGSTPALSIEDLVVEYRGRRGRTVRAVEQVNLVLSPGEITGLVGESGSGKSTIGKAVLGLAPITAGEVRVDGQALTTASSSVLRQTRARIGVVFQNPAGSLNPRATIGQSIGEPLAVHRGVRGTALRSRVEELLDSVELPRAWAGRYPHELSGGQRQRVSIARALSLDPGLLIADEPTSALDVSVQATVLELLRSLQDRLHFACLFISHDLAVVDQICDRVAVMSRGRLVEQGSRESVLRDPQDPYTIRLLQAAPVPDPREQSRRRGLRLAG
- a CDS encoding ABC transporter permease, translating into MARFTLRRLIELVLVFFGVTFAIYAAVFALPGDPISSLGGDQPLSPAVVERIRAAYHLNDPLWSQYLRYLGHLLTGDLGVDFRGRSVAERLAARWPVTIRLALTAWVIQVVIGVGLGLVAGLRKNTWIDRGVLILTILIASVPIFVMAVTAQLVFGVKLSLLPIAGVTDGWPRSYLLPATVLAIYGLAAVARLTRGSVVDTMSSDFVRALWAKGLSRRRVIGVHVLRNSAIPVLTYLAIDLGALLGGAVVTEGIFNLPGVGQLLFESIRVHEGPTVVGIATALILIFLVTSVIVDILNSLLDPRIRHD
- a CDS encoding methylmalonyl-CoA mutase, yielding MDADSIAAGRSRWQQRYDAARKREADFTTLSGTQVEPVYGPPEGVDDPRMERIGWPGEFPFTRGLYPTGYRGRTWTIRQFAGFGNAEQTNERYRMILNGGGGGLSVAFDMPTLMGRDSDDPKALGEVGHCGVAIDSAADMDRLFKDIPLQDVTTSMTISGPAVPAFCMYLVSAERQGADITKLNGTLQTDIFKEYIAQKEWLFPPEPHLRLIGDLMEYCATTIPAYKPLSVSGYHIREAGSTAAQELAYTLADGFGYVELGLSRGLDVDVFAPGLSFFFDSHLDFFEEIAKFRAARRIWARWLRDVYGAKTDKALSLRFHTQTAGVSLTAQQPVNNVVRTAVEALAAVLGGTNSLHTNALDETLALPTAESAEIALRTQSVLMEEVGVTNVADPLGGSWYVEALTDAIEAEAEQIFARIKEMSPDETMTGGILRGIEDGWFMAEIADAAFEYQQKLEKGEKKIVGVNTLTDTVSGDLEILRVSHEVEVEQCRVLAERKAHRDEDLVRRTLTALVEAASGTGNLIEPMLEAVRAEATMGEICHVLREQWGEYREPARF
- a CDS encoding GbsR/MarR family transcriptional regulator, giving the protein MDDDAWEEDSRRADFVEQFALLRELAGSPRMEGRVLGYLMVSNKPYVSSAELTRALSASAGSISSATRRLIDLGFVVRHAVPGDRSHYFKVDDDIWGSFLAGERRSLGKQRQLFEDMLAELPDGMPGPRKRLRNARNYMEWLASYHRKMLADWEEYKEKLDAASDQGDGE
- a CDS encoding serine hydrolase domain-containing protein — its product is MTTTQRMDAALSYDVETAREAVPALLSWLDYQRRYLRTPGVQAAIRVGDELVLSTALGHSDEVAGTPLRTDHLFRIASHSKTFTATSILQLVEQGKVRLDDPIDTYVPELADTALAPVTVRELLGHQAGVIRDGVDKDYWQLMDPFPDRAALIELCRVNGQVFERNEHFKYTNIGYSLLGLVIESASGSSYGDYVAANIVERLGLANTGAEWDHRRASEYAGGHTGLLDGTDVREVIPHVDTRAMAAATGFYSTAEDLTVYGAAHYFGADQLLGDASKRLVQRDESLVNAHGREIGRYGLGMDIVTIGGRRLVGHSGGYPGHITRTFIDPVDQLVVSVLTNCIGGPAGTLATGLVKLLNLAAEAPQGTQVPSDVDATRFCGNFANLMGVISIALLGGRLVAFFPAAPDPVDSYEELQVIDENTLAVVPTAGFGSIGEKVEYTWDADGQPSVVRYGGSSRWPLDAFRARRTAQLAEADVHERARRS